The genomic interval CTGCGCAATGCGGCTCGTCTGTTGCGGGAGAGTTTCATGCTCCATGCGGGTCTCCGGGAGATCGGTTACCTGTGGGGCGAGGAGCTTGCCTTCTGCACGAAGTTCGCGCCGTTCGTCGGGACGCAGAACATCGAGCCGCTGATTGCGGAGATCGAGCGGGCCGGGGCGCAGATTGCGCAGAACGGCAATCCGACGATCGTCTTCACGCATTTTGCGCTCACGGTGAGCAAGATGATAAAACATTTGTAGTTTTGTGACGCTATGGCACGAGTGGTATTGTTATTGGGAGGGAATCAGGGCGATGTGAAACGGACGCTCCAGACGGCACAACAGTTGATCAATTCGCGGGTTGGTGCGGTTTTGCGGTGCTCGCACCGTTACGAGAGCGAACCGTGGGGTTTCCGGAGCCCGGACCGTTTTTCGAACCAGGCGCTGGAGGTCTCGACGGACCTGACGCCGCACGAGGTGCTGGACGCCTGCCAGGCGATCGAGCGGGATCTGGGGCGCAACCGGGCCGCGGAGGCGATCGAGAAGGCGTCGTCGGGAGCGCCCTACGGCTCCCGGCCGATCGACATCGACGTGATTTTCTACGACGATCTGGTTCTTTCAGACGAGCGTCTGACGCTTCCGCACCCGCATCTTGGCGAGCGGGAGTTCGCGCTGGTGCCGTTGAACGAGATCGTGCGCCGTTACCGTCATCCGGCGACGGGCCTGACGGTCGGGGAGATGCTGGAGGCGTTGCGCAAGGAGTAA from uncultured Alistipes sp. carries:
- the folK gene encoding 2-amino-4-hydroxy-6-hydroxymethyldihydropteridine diphosphokinase; protein product: MARVVLLLGGNQGDVKRTLQTAQQLINSRVGAVLRCSHRYESEPWGFRSPDRFSNQALEVSTDLTPHEVLDACQAIERDLGRNRAAEAIEKASSGAPYGSRPIDIDVIFYDDLVLSDERLTLPHPHLGEREFALVPLNEIVRRYRHPATGLTVGEMLEALRKE